From a single Mobula birostris isolate sMobBir1 chromosome 13, sMobBir1.hap1, whole genome shotgun sequence genomic region:
- the LOC140208656 gene encoding uncharacterized protein — MSHQRVHTGEWTFTCSDSGKGFTQSSHLRRHQQVHTGKKPFTCSECGKRFARSSHLQSHQRVHTGEKPFTCSECGKGFTQSSHLLAHQSVHTGDWPFTCSDCGKGFTHSSELQRHQQVHTGEKPFSCSECGNRYTQSSNLQRHQRVHTGLFTCSECGKRFTPSSHLQSHQRVHTGERPFTCSECGKGFTQSSHLQSHQRVHTRVKPFTCSVCGKRFTQLSHLQRHQRVHSREKPFTCSVCGKGFTQLSNLPRHQ, encoded by the coding sequence AtgtctcaccagcgagttcacactggggagtggacgttcacctgctcagactctgggaagggattcactcagtcatcccacctacggagacaccagcaagttcacactgggaagaagccgtttacctgctcagaatgtgggaagagattcgctCGGTCATcgcacctacagagtcatcagcgagttcacactggggagaagccattcacctgctccgaatgtgggaaaggattcactcagtcatcccacctactggcacaccagtcagttcacacaggagattggccattcacctgctcagactgtgggaagggattcactcattcaTCCGAACTACAGAGACATcaacaagttcacactggggagaagccgttctcttgttcagaatgtgggaacagatacactcagtcatccaacctacagagacatcagcgagttcacacggggctgttcacctgctcagaatgtgggaagaggttCACTCCGTCAtctcacctacagagtcatcagcgagttcacactggggagaggccattcacctgctccgaatgtgggaaaggattcactcagtcatcccacctacagagtcatcagcgagttcacaccagggtgaagccattcacctgctctgtctgtgggaagagattcactcagttatcccacctacagagacatcagcgtgttcacagtagggagaagccattcacctgctcagtctgtgggaaaggattcactcagttatccaaccTACCGAGACATCAATGA